A window of Deltaproteobacteria bacterium contains these coding sequences:
- a CDS encoding prepilin-type N-terminal cleavage/methylation domain-containing protein, with the protein MIKSIFIKNVSTSIFRLVSKGQRKHCDGFTLIEVLFVIAILATLAAIAIPAYSNYMQRAKIAKCITEVIMLELEITAYIGNNGKLPDNLNDLGRGNILDPWGNPYQFLNFDNVKGKGKGKMRKDHNLVPLNTDYDLYSKGKDGKSKSPLTAKASHDDIIRANNGSFTGIASDY; encoded by the coding sequence ATGATAAAATCCATATTTATCAAAAATGTCTCGACATCCATTTTTCGGTTGGTCTCTAAAGGTCAAAGAAAGCATTGTGATGGCTTTACCCTCATTGAGGTGCTATTCGTCATCGCCATACTTGCGACGCTTGCCGCCATTGCCATACCCGCCTACTCAAATTATATGCAAAGGGCAAAAATTGCCAAGTGCATAACGGAAGTCATTATGCTGGAGTTAGAAATCACCGCATACATAGGGAATAACGGTAAACTACCAGATAATCTAAATGATTTGGGGCGTGGAAATATTCTGGATCCCTGGGGAAATCCATATCAATTTCTGAATTTCGACAATGTTAAGGGAAAGGGGAAGGGGAAAATGCGGAAAGACCATAACCTGGTGCCGTTGAATACTGACTATGACCTTTACAGCAAGGGCAAAGATGGAAAGAGCAAATCTCCTCTAACAGCCAAGGCCAGCCACGACGATATTATACGAGCTAACAACGGTTCATTCACAGGGATTGCTTCAGATTATTAA